From a region of the Theobroma cacao cultivar B97-61/B2 chromosome 8, Criollo_cocoa_genome_V2, whole genome shotgun sequence genome:
- the LOC18592651 gene encoding 60S ribosomal protein L3, with amino-acid sequence MSHRKFEHPRHGSLGFLPRKRAARHRGKVKAFPKDDPTKPCKLTAFLGYKAGMTHIVREVEKPGSKLHKKETCEAVTIIETPPMVIVGVVGYVKTPRGLRTLNTVWAQHLSEEVKRRFYKHWCKSKKKAFTKYSKQYESDEGKKSIQAQLEKMKKYATVIRILAHTQIRKMKGLKQKKAHLMEIQVNGGTVADKVDFAYKFFEKQVPIDAVFQKDEMIDIIGVTKGKGYEGVVTRWGVTRLPRKTHRGLRKVACIGAWHPARVSFTVARAGQNGYHHRTEMNKKVYRVGKVGDETHCAITDYDRTEKDITPMGGFPHYGVVKSDYLMIKGCCVGPKKRVVTLRQSLINQTSRVALEEIKLKFIDTSSKFGHGRFQTTQEKQKFYGRLKA; translated from the exons TGAAGGCATTCCCAAAGGATGACCCGACAAAACCTTGCAAGCTCACTGCCTTTTTGGGGTACAAGGCTGGTATGACACACATTGTCAGAGAGGTCGAAAAGCCTGGATCTA AGCTTCACAAGAAGGAGACATGTGAAGCTGTTACAATCATTGAAACCCCTCCTATGGTGATTGTTGGGGTTGTTGGATACGTGAAGACACCACGTGGCCTTCGCACCTTGAACACCGTCTGGGCTCAGCATTTGAGTGAGGAGGTCAAACGTAGGTTCTACAAGCACTGGTGCAAGTCAAAGAAGAAGGCTTTCACCAAATACTCGAAGCAGTATGAGAGTGATGAAGGGAAGAAGAGTATCCAGGCTCAGCTggagaagatgaagaaatatGCCACTGTTATTAGGATCTTGGCCCACACTCAG ATTAGGAAAATGAAAGGATTGAAACAGAAGAAGGCACACCTGATGGAGATCCAAGTCAATGGTGGAACTGTTGCTGACAAGGTGGACTTTGCTTACAAGTTCTTTGAGAAGCAAGTCCCCATTGATGCTGTTTTCCAGAAGGATGAAATGATTGATATCATCGGCGTCACAAAGGGTAAAGGTTATGAAGGTGTTGTCACTCGTTGGGGTGTCACACGTCTGCCCCGTAAGACCCACAGAGGTCTACGTAAGGTTGCTTGTATTGGTGCCTGGCATCCTGCTAGAGTCTCCTTTACAGTTGCCAGGGCTGGTCAGAATGGATACCACCACCGTACTGAGATGAACAAGAAGGTTTACAGGGTTGGCAAAGTTGGTGATGAGACCCACTGTGCCATAACTGACTATGACAG GACTGAGAAAGATATAACTCCTATGGGTGGCTTCCCTCACTATGGTGTTGTGAAGAGTGATTATTTGATGATCAAAGGATGCTGTGTTGGACCTAAGAAGAGGGTGGTTACACTTCGCCAGTCTCTGATTAACCAGACATCTCGTGTGGCTCTGGAGGAGATCAAACTAAAGTTCATCGATACCTCCTCAAAATTTGGGCATGGTCGTTTCCAGACAACACAGGAGAAACAGAAATTCTATGGTCGGCTCAAGGCATAA